The Methanobacterium lacus genome includes a region encoding these proteins:
- a CDS encoding 4Fe-4S dicluster domain-containing protein — MKTLMVVDPRMCTECKDCVTACKEEHGVSRVKKTSTVPLFCMHCHPDKAPCARICPTNAIKEEDGVLMVDEDACILCRLCMISCPVGMMVMDLEKKSTQKCTLCFEKEDRILPACVEACKDNVLKVFSVEDLEDLKDDTTFADIIEEAMKIYQEKI, encoded by the coding sequence ATGAAGACATTGATGGTAGTAGATCCAAGAATGTGCACCGAGTGCAAGGACTGTGTCACAGCGTGCAAGGAAGAACACGGAGTTTCAAGGGTGAAAAAAACATCCACCGTACCTCTCTTCTGTATGCACTGTCATCCTGATAAGGCTCCATGTGCAAGAATATGTCCAACCAATGCAATAAAGGAAGAAGATGGAGTGTTGATGGTTGATGAGGATGCTTGCATACTCTGCAGACTATGCATGATCTCATGTCCAGTCGGGATGATGGTTATGGATCTCGAAAAGAAATCCACGCAGAAATGTACATTGTGTTTTGAAAAGGAGGACAGAATTCTTCCAGCTTGTGTTGAAGCATGTAAAGACAATGTTTTAAAGGTTTTCTCTGTGGAGGATCTAGAAGATCTCAAGGACGACACAACATTTGCTGACATAATTGAAGAGGCAATGAAGATATACCAAGAGAAGATATGA
- a CDS encoding methylated-DNA--[protein]-cysteine S-methyltransferase: protein MNKRKDLVIISIHKTNKLYFAAAFSQKGKIVRIALPQTNLEDLVTEISNYHPKFIINNMYDEIVGIIAEIYHGNTSNFDIELLELNISNESSHETATLNTTFERDVILEVASIPHGQVKTYKEIATAVKTQGYRAVGTAIGKNPFPIVVPCHRVVRSDGKIGGFRGGKQMKIEMLINEGFKIKSDKILLEK from the coding sequence ATGAATAAAAGAAAGGATCTAGTGATAATTTCAATTCATAAAACTAACAAACTATACTTCGCAGCAGCATTTTCCCAAAAGGGAAAGATCGTAAGGATAGCACTCCCCCAAACCAACCTTGAAGATTTGGTAACTGAAATATCAAATTACCATCCTAAATTCATAATAAATAATATGTACGATGAGATCGTTGGGATTATTGCCGAAATATACCATGGAAACACGTCAAACTTCGACATTGAACTCCTTGAACTGAATATTTCCAATGAATCCTCCCATGAAACTGCTACACTGAACACTACCTTTGAAAGGGATGTTATTTTAGAAGTTGCTTCAATACCACACGGTCAGGTAAAAACCTACAAAGAAATTGCCACAGCTGTGAAAACCCAAGGTTACAGAGCAGTAGGAACAGCTATAGGCAAAAATCCATTCCCAATTGTTGTTCCCTGCCATAGAGTTGTTAGGTCTGATGGTAAGATTGGAGGTTTTAGGGGAGGAAAACAAATGAAAATTGAAATGCTCATTAATGAAGGATTCAAAATAAAATCAGATAAAATATTGCTCGAAAAATAA
- a CDS encoding HEAT repeat domain-containing protein, whose protein sequence is MDSIEQEFNPDIELMEESKDVDGLIRALKNEDYLIRKDAAISLKRLGDERTVGALIESLKYESWQDEFTVLIAVRENSAEALGIIGDKIAVPALIETLLVDSDEEVRWKAAAALGRLKDDRGVDALITALNDVSWAVRRNATIALGDIGNEKGYEPLLNSLTDSDWHVRKYAAIALGKIGDERAIKPLVNTLKDTDSDVRWKSVMALGKIGKPAVGELLKSFDTDDWQLRSQIAVVLGKIKDERAVEPLIDSLYNSRYKNQNKYVRGRIIEALGNIGDERAVDALINALDDQYIYVRIKAEEALKKIQALGKGSWIVNFENGEISFEYPNKWEIIETTDDKKVIIGGVANNSIHFSINRNEEAEDISAEEFAEILKNVFMMQNSSITSEMGFISRGMETYILVGENPHGSSVTKIMIVAYKKKDMLYYLWFAGEPDNFEIFNDDVDLIVDSFKILT, encoded by the coding sequence ATGGATTCAATTGAACAAGAATTCAACCCAGATATTGAATTGATGGAAGAATCAAAAGATGTTGATGGGCTGATCAGAGCTTTAAAAAATGAAGATTATTTAATAAGGAAAGATGCTGCAATTTCACTCAAAAGACTTGGTGATGAAAGAACAGTTGGAGCATTGATTGAATCCTTGAAATATGAAAGCTGGCAGGACGAATTTACTGTTCTTATTGCTGTTAGAGAAAATTCAGCAGAAGCCCTGGGAATAATTGGGGATAAAATAGCAGTACCTGCATTAATAGAAACCCTTCTTGTGGATTCTGATGAAGAAGTTCGTTGGAAGGCAGCTGCAGCACTTGGTAGGTTGAAGGATGACAGAGGAGTAGATGCCCTAATAACTGCCCTCAACGATGTTAGTTGGGCTGTAAGAAGGAATGCTACCATAGCACTGGGAGATATTGGAAATGAAAAAGGTTATGAACCTCTTTTAAATTCTCTCACAGATTCTGATTGGCATGTGAGGAAGTATGCAGCCATCGCACTTGGAAAAATTGGGGACGAACGGGCGATCAAACCTCTCGTGAACACCCTCAAGGATACTGACAGTGATGTTAGATGGAAATCTGTTATGGCCCTCGGAAAAATTGGTAAACCCGCGGTTGGAGAACTGTTAAAATCATTTGACACTGATGATTGGCAACTCCGATCCCAGATCGCTGTGGTTCTGGGAAAAATTAAAGATGAAAGGGCTGTGGAACCACTGATCGATTCTCTTTATAACTCAAGATATAAAAACCAGAACAAATACGTTCGAGGCCGTATTATCGAAGCTTTAGGAAATATTGGTGATGAAAGAGCCGTAGATGCCCTAATAAATGCCCTTGATGACCAGTACATATACGTGAGAATTAAAGCTGAGGAAGCCCTAAAAAAAATTCAGGCCCTTGGAAAAGGTTCATGGATCGTTAATTTTGAAAACGGTGAAATTTCATTCGAATATCCTAATAAATGGGAGATAATTGAAACTACTGATGATAAAAAAGTTATTATTGGTGGTGTTGCCAACAACTCAATACATTTCTCCATTAACAGGAATGAAGAGGCTGAAGACATAAGTGCAGAGGAATTTGCAGAAATTCTTAAGAATGTGTTCATGATGCAAAATAGTAGTATCACATCTGAGATGGGTTTTATTTCCAGAGGCATGGAAACCTATATACTGGTGGGTGAAAACCCCCATGGATCATCAGTGACCAAGATAATGATAGTTGCCTATAAAAAGAAGGACATGTTGTACTACTTGTGGTTTGCTGGTGAACCCGACAACTTCGAAATATTTAACGACGATGTAGATCTCATAGTAGATAGTTTTAAGATTCTTACCTAA
- a CDS encoding NAD(P)/FAD-dependent oxidoreductase — MMTKLKYDVVVVGARVGGSTSALFASKSDVDVLMLEKRQEIGSPVQCAEGVTYNTFETLKIKPNEKYIRSKIKGANIHAPDGRCINYEGGVAEGLVLDRKVFDKELASEAAKSGSDIMVKTAVKDLIIKDHKVCGVIAKHLGETIEVKADVVIAADGIESNMARMAGLKTIQSPQQICSCAQYEMVGVDVDPNYLEFYFGENVAPKGYVWIFPKGDGVANVGVGIRSPGKTPLYYLDKFVSKLDATPVELNIGGVPVSGPIEKTYTDGLLVVGDAAGHVDPITGGGIHPTITCARIAGEVAAESVKNEDCSSNYLKNYEKLWKKEVGKGLSQSAKYRKMADKLSDKDMNSLAEFIENQDIESISKIAALKFVGKNPNLMKLLTEIL; from the coding sequence ATGATGACTAAGCTCAAGTACGATGTTGTTGTGGTTGGTGCGAGGGTAGGTGGATCAACTTCTGCACTCTTTGCATCAAAATCTGATGTTGATGTATTAATGCTTGAAAAGCGGCAGGAAATAGGGAGTCCAGTACAGTGTGCCGAGGGAGTCACTTACAACACATTTGAAACCCTCAAAATAAAACCAAACGAGAAGTACATAAGATCCAAAATTAAAGGTGCTAACATTCACGCACCCGACGGCAGATGCATCAACTATGAAGGAGGAGTTGCAGAAGGTCTTGTTTTGGATCGTAAGGTATTTGACAAAGAATTAGCATCCGAAGCAGCGAAATCAGGTTCTGATATCATGGTTAAGACTGCTGTTAAAGATCTAATAATTAAAGATCATAAAGTTTGTGGAGTGATTGCTAAACATCTGGGTGAAACCATTGAGGTAAAAGCAGACGTTGTGATCGCTGCAGACGGCATTGAATCAAACATGGCCAGAATGGCTGGTTTAAAAACCATCCAATCCCCACAGCAGATCTGTTCCTGTGCACAGTACGAAATGGTTGGGGTGGACGTAGATCCTAACTACCTGGAATTCTACTTTGGAGAAAATGTTGCACCCAAGGGGTACGTATGGATATTCCCTAAGGGAGACGGTGTAGCCAATGTAGGGGTGGGTATAAGGAGTCCTGGCAAAACACCACTCTACTACTTGGATAAATTTGTATCAAAATTAGATGCAACACCAGTTGAACTTAACATTGGCGGTGTGCCAGTGTCAGGTCCGATAGAAAAAACTTATACCGATGGTTTATTAGTTGTTGGAGATGCAGCAGGGCACGTTGATCCAATTACTGGAGGTGGAATACACCCCACAATAACTTGTGCAAGAATTGCGGGAGAAGTGGCTGCAGAGTCTGTAAAAAATGAGGATTGTTCCTCAAACTACCTCAAAAACTATGAAAAACTTTGGAAAAAAGAAGTTGGAAAGGGTTTATCCCAATCTGCTAAGTACCGTAAAATGGCAGATAAACTCAGTGACAAAGATATGAATTCTCTTGCTGAGTTTATTGAAAACCAGGACATTGAATCCATATCCAAGATAGCTGCATTGAAATTTGTGGGAAAAAATCCAAATTTAATGAAGTTATTAACGGAAATTCTGTAG
- a CDS encoding 4Fe-4S dicluster domain-containing protein, which yields MEVQSENCGYCGSCVTVCPEGIIELAENGLNVEIGCTDCGNCVYVCPLGALMVGKDDD from the coding sequence ATGGAAGTCCAGTCAGAAAATTGTGGATACTGTGGATCTTGTGTAACTGTGTGTCCAGAAGGAATAATTGAACTCGCTGAAAACGGGTTGAATGTTGAGATAGGATGCACAGACTGTGGTAACTGCGTTTATGTATGTCCACTAGGAGCATTGATGGTGGGGAAGGATGATGACTAA
- a CDS encoding metallophosphoesterase family protein, with translation MQKKIIQISDIHFGEKTFSMELKNNLLRQVTDENPDLIIVSGDLTTEGYSHEYDDAAEFVDELNSISEVHVVPGNHDARNVGLIHFEKQIGERKFIHIDKSGGFVIAGLDSSEPDINDGQIGYDQLAWLKSELEKVPKDMCKIVTFHHHLLPIPQTGRERNILLDSGDLLRLFIDSGVDFVLNGHKHVPNVWMIEKMVTLNSGTATTRKLRGNTYPSYNELLIDDGGIFVNLINTFTGYKREVANYAVELNENEYSICSYNYNSDNGV, from the coding sequence GTGCAAAAAAAGATTATTCAAATATCTGATATCCATTTTGGTGAGAAAACCTTTTCTATGGAACTCAAAAACAATTTATTAAGACAAGTTACTGATGAAAATCCGGATTTGATCATAGTATCTGGAGACCTTACCACTGAAGGATATTCTCATGAATATGATGATGCAGCAGAATTTGTCGATGAATTAAACTCAATATCTGAGGTACATGTTGTTCCAGGAAATCACGATGCAAGAAATGTGGGACTCATACATTTTGAAAAACAAATTGGGGAACGTAAATTTATCCATATTGACAAATCTGGAGGATTTGTGATTGCAGGTTTAGACTCCTCCGAACCTGATATTAATGATGGACAAATAGGATATGATCAATTGGCATGGCTAAAATCTGAGCTTGAAAAAGTTCCAAAGGACATGTGCAAAATAGTCACCTTCCACCACCACCTACTGCCCATTCCACAAACAGGCAGGGAAAGAAATATATTACTAGATTCAGGCGATCTTTTAAGGTTATTCATAGACTCCGGAGTTGATTTTGTATTAAATGGCCACAAACACGTCCCTAATGTGTGGATGATTGAGAAGATGGTTACCCTAAATTCAGGTACTGCCACAACAAGAAAACTAAGGGGAAATACGTACCCTTCATACAACGAGCTTCTCATTGATGATGGAGGCATATTTGTTAATCTAATAAACACCTTCACAGGATACAAGCGAGAAGTAGCCAACTATGCAGTGGAATTGAATGAAAATGAATACAGTATCTGTTCATACAACTACAATTCAGATAATGGTGTGTAG
- a CDS encoding PhoU domain-containing protein gives MKRSDSTLKAILDVILHDNPATQDEIAEKLGLTRRYVTKLLQPMVKRGVVRRAYILDLKKFDEFSEMFDEEKTSREYAGAYLIKDMLKNMVGHVFKQFDMSFESFVNYNDEMANKALEMDYISNNMHEKIRSSVDTVISINPYSEFSKTMVFSEVAYDLERIADHTCHIANFVLNGCYEVDAEMLEILNSMYLTSRKMVKYSMEGFLNEELDLKDKVMDYEEKIHALQKKALNQIAIQMAEDDVLDKDRSTYYLTLSRVVKAFERIGDISVEIIDAAGEFYRNIPRSTTPERFRRRSSD, from the coding sequence ATGAAAAGATCCGACAGTACATTAAAGGCAATATTAGATGTTATCCTGCATGATAATCCTGCAACCCAAGACGAAATTGCTGAAAAATTGGGTTTAACCCGAAGATACGTCACCAAACTCTTACAACCCATGGTTAAACGTGGAGTGGTAAGAAGAGCTTACATACTTGACCTAAAAAAATTTGATGAATTTTCTGAGATGTTCGATGAGGAAAAAACATCCCGAGAGTATGCTGGAGCATATCTCATCAAAGATATGCTTAAAAACATGGTGGGTCATGTTTTCAAACAGTTTGACATGTCCTTTGAATCATTTGTTAATTACAATGATGAAATGGCTAACAAGGCCTTAGAAATGGATTACATTAGTAACAATATGCATGAAAAAATCAGATCCAGTGTTGATACAGTCATATCAATCAATCCTTACTCAGAATTCAGTAAAACAATGGTGTTCAGTGAGGTGGCCTACGATCTAGAAAGAATAGCTGACCACACTTGCCATATTGCTAACTTTGTTTTAAATGGTTGTTACGAAGTTGATGCTGAAATGTTAGAAATTTTAAATTCTATGTATTTAACATCGAGAAAAATGGTTAAATATTCGATGGAAGGTTTTTTAAATGAAGAATTAGATCTTAAGGATAAAGTAATGGATTATGAGGAAAAGATACACGCCCTCCAAAAGAAGGCCCTGAATCAAATTGCAATACAAATGGCTGAGGATGATGTGCTGGATAAAGATAGATCCACCTATTATTTGACATTGTCCCGTGTTGTAAAGGCTTTTGAAAGAATTGGAGATATTTCAGTGGAAATAATTGATGCTGCAGGTGAATTCTACAGGAACATTCCTCGTTCAACAACACCGGAACGTTTCAGAAGAAGATCATCCGACTAA
- a CDS encoding citryl-CoA lyase, whose translation MITEELLKGMMKSQNPGWKTAITKVEHNHLSTRGYSQEDLIENYSFPEMVYLLLQGKIPSEKQKKMFEAVLVSFCDHGVTPPSTQSARLMASAGSSVNACIAGGILAFGKNHAGAIEISMKMLQRGIQLQKNYGKSTDEIKDEVLTYFENGNMKVPGFGHRYHKKDPRAAKLIEVAKKLDCFNEHCELAMNIENSLYNEKGIKMNIDGANSAILSDMGFDWKMGCGIFIIGRVPGLLAHVNEEMALEKPFRKVFDMNGL comes from the coding sequence ATGATTACAGAAGAACTTTTGAAAGGAATGATGAAATCCCAAAATCCGGGATGGAAAACAGCAATAACCAAGGTGGAACACAACCATCTATCTACTAGAGGTTATTCACAAGAAGATCTGATAGAAAATTACAGTTTTCCAGAAATGGTTTACTTGTTACTCCAGGGTAAAATTCCATCAGAAAAGCAGAAAAAAATGTTTGAAGCCGTTCTTGTATCATTCTGTGATCATGGAGTAACACCACCAAGCACACAATCCGCAAGATTAATGGCATCTGCAGGATCTAGTGTCAATGCATGTATTGCTGGAGGAATTTTAGCTTTTGGAAAAAATCATGCAGGGGCCATAGAAATTTCCATGAAAATGCTGCAACGTGGGATCCAATTACAGAAGAACTACGGCAAATCCACAGATGAAATCAAAGATGAAGTTCTGACCTACTTCGAAAATGGAAACATGAAGGTTCCAGGGTTTGGACACAGGTACCATAAAAAAGATCCAAGGGCTGCGAAGTTAATTGAAGTAGCTAAAAAATTAGATTGCTTCAATGAACACTGTGAACTTGCCATGAACATAGAAAACAGCCTTTACAATGAAAAAGGAATAAAAATGAATATTGACGGGGCAAATTCAGCTATTTTATCCGACATGGGTTTTGACTGGAAAATGGGTTGTGGCATCTTCATAATAGGAAGAGTTCCAGGACTTCTTGCACACGTGAATGAGGAAATGGCCTTGGAAAAACCATTCAGAAAAGTTTTTGATATGAATGGTTTATGA
- a CDS encoding phosphate ABC transporter substrate-binding protein, whose amino-acid sequence MDKKYIIGIIIALVVIVGAYMVVAPGSGSKVTVVGSTSVQPVAEKLATAYMKEHPNVKITVQGGGTAVGIKSAQDGTANIGTASKALSTNDSQGLTQYTLGQDGVVAIVSPNNNLTGLTKDQLKGIFSGNITNWNQVGGPDAKINVIVREEGSGTRDAFQDIVLGKLSNGTKVSFVSSAIVQSSTQAVQQAVSQDPNAIGFCSFADLGNDTKALSINGISASASTIADGTYTIQRPFLFLVKGDAKGEVKNFIDWVMGPEGQAILTSQKIIKSTNSTNSTK is encoded by the coding sequence GTGGATAAAAAATACATTATCGGAATAATTATAGCACTAGTAGTGATAGTAGGTGCATACATGGTTGTTGCACCAGGTTCAGGAAGTAAAGTAACAGTTGTAGGATCAACTTCAGTACAACCTGTAGCAGAAAAATTGGCTACAGCGTACATGAAAGAACACCCAAATGTTAAGATAACGGTTCAAGGTGGGGGAACAGCTGTTGGAATTAAAAGCGCTCAAGATGGTACAGCAAATATCGGTACAGCATCTAAAGCTCTTTCAACAAACGATTCTCAAGGCTTGACTCAATACACTCTTGGACAAGACGGAGTAGTTGCAATAGTAAGTCCAAATAACAACTTAACTGGCTTAACTAAAGATCAGCTAAAGGGAATCTTCTCTGGAAATATAACCAACTGGAATCAGGTTGGAGGACCAGATGCAAAGATTAACGTTATTGTTAGGGAAGAAGGTTCAGGTACAAGAGATGCATTCCAGGACATAGTTTTAGGTAAATTATCTAACGGAACAAAAGTATCATTTGTATCTTCAGCAATCGTACAGAGTTCTACCCAGGCTGTTCAACAAGCTGTAAGTCAGGACCCAAATGCAATAGGATTTTGCTCATTTGCAGATTTAGGTAATGACACAAAGGCATTATCCATAAATGGAATTTCCGCTTCAGCATCCACAATTGCAGATGGAACATACACAATACAGAGACCTTTCTTATTCTTAGTCAAAGGCGATGCAAAGGGTGAAGTTAAAAATTTCATAGACTGGGTTATGGGACCAGAAGGACAGGCAATATTAACCAGCCAGAAAATTATTAAATCAACTAACTCCACCAACTCAACAAAATAA
- the pstC gene encoding phosphate ABC transporter permease subunit PstC, protein MTEKTEEKFVKWVLFATGLSSIAIILLIILFIFNEGIPAITNIGFFNFVFGMTWAPSNGQYGVFPMVIGTLGITALALLLAVPLSICCAVFLSEIAPPTMRKILKPTIQGLAGIPSVIYGFFGLVVLVPFMRVHYGGTGFSLLAASLILTIMILPTITSISEDALRSIPMEYKEASFALGATQWQTIKNVLLPAAVPGVITAIILGMGRAIGETMAVIMVAGNVVQIPGSIFDPVRALTSNIALEMGYATGLHYNALFATGIILIGVIIILLLIANYFNYKKRVTIGGGYL, encoded by the coding sequence ATGACTGAAAAAACAGAGGAAAAATTCGTTAAATGGGTGCTATTTGCAACCGGATTGTCCTCTATAGCGATAATACTACTCATAATATTATTCATTTTCAACGAAGGAATTCCTGCAATAACCAATATAGGATTTTTCAACTTTGTATTTGGAATGACTTGGGCTCCATCTAATGGACAGTACGGTGTATTTCCAATGGTAATCGGTACACTTGGAATAACTGCTTTGGCTCTTTTATTAGCAGTTCCATTATCCATATGCTGTGCTGTATTCTTATCAGAAATTGCCCCACCAACAATGAGAAAAATATTGAAACCAACTATACAAGGCTTGGCAGGAATTCCATCAGTTATCTATGGATTTTTTGGTTTAGTTGTTCTTGTTCCATTTATGAGGGTGCACTACGGCGGTACAGGATTCAGTTTGTTGGCTGCATCCTTGATTTTGACCATCATGATATTACCAACAATAACAAGTATATCAGAAGATGCGTTAAGATCCATACCAATGGAATATAAAGAAGCTTCATTTGCACTTGGCGCAACCCAATGGCAGACAATAAAAAATGTATTGCTACCTGCAGCCGTTCCGGGAGTGATAACCGCAATTATCCTTGGTATGGGAAGGGCTATCGGAGAAACAATGGCTGTTATAATGGTGGCAGGAAACGTAGTTCAGATACCAGGATCCATATTTGATCCAGTAAGGGCATTGACATCAAATATAGCCCTTGAAATGGGATACGCTACTGGTCTGCATTACAATGCACTATTTGCAACAGGAATCATATTAATTGGAGTAATAATTATTTTACTTCTAATTGCTAACTACTTCAATTACAAGAAAAGAGTTACAATTGGGGGCGGTTACCTATGA
- the pstA gene encoding phosphate ABC transporter permease PstA, whose protein sequence is MNRILSPKISQKIMKGVFWGSGILTILLLVMIIGYVLINGLPVINFEFLFSDPIDSGRAGGIFPMIVSTIYVTFVALVVAIPLGIGGAVYLAEYAGESNIVKAIRFGSETLASIPSIVFGLFGYAFFVIYLGLGFCVLSGGLTLALMALPTILRTAEVSIESVPRSYTEGSLALGANKWQTIYEVVLPAAIPGIITGIILGMARAIEETAAILYTVGASLAVPVSIFDPARPLPLHLYTLATEGISMPNAYGTAAVLVILILVITIVTNALVDRYIKKMMGR, encoded by the coding sequence ATGAACAGAATTCTTTCACCTAAAATATCCCAAAAAATAATGAAGGGCGTTTTTTGGGGTTCTGGAATTTTAACCATACTCCTACTTGTAATGATCATTGGATACGTCCTAATAAACGGACTTCCAGTTATTAACTTCGAATTTCTTTTCAGTGATCCCATAGATTCTGGGCGTGCTGGCGGAATATTTCCAATGATAGTTTCCACGATTTATGTTACATTCGTGGCATTGGTTGTAGCTATTCCATTGGGTATTGGAGGGGCTGTTTATCTGGCAGAATATGCTGGAGAAAGCAACATTGTAAAAGCAATAAGGTTTGGTTCAGAAACACTTGCATCAATTCCCTCAATAGTGTTTGGTCTATTTGGGTATGCATTTTTTGTAATTTATCTGGGATTAGGATTTTGTGTACTGTCTGGTGGTCTGACATTGGCGCTCATGGCTTTACCAACAATACTTCGGACAGCAGAAGTGTCCATTGAATCAGTGCCCAGATCTTACACTGAAGGAAGTTTAGCACTGGGTGCAAATAAATGGCAGACAATTTATGAGGTAGTTCTTCCAGCAGCTATTCCAGGAATTATTACTGGAATAATTTTAGGTATGGCACGAGCCATTGAAGAAACAGCTGCAATACTATATACTGTCGGTGCATCACTGGCAGTGCCTGTTTCAATATTTGACCCTGCTAGGCCGTTACCACTGCACCTGTACACTCTTGCTACAGAAGGTATTTCAATGCCTAATGCATATGGTACTGCAGCAGTTCTGGTAATTTTAATATTGGTGATCACAATAGTCACCAATGCATTGGTTGATAGATACATAAAAAAGATGATGGGGCGTTAG
- the pstB gene encoding phosphate ABC transporter ATP-binding protein PstB: protein MPYRIEVKDLNVYFGESHILKDINININNNMVTALIGPSGCGKSTFIRTLNRMNDSISTFKKDGSVLLDGKDIYESKVDVVDLRKKVGMVFQKPNPFPKSIFDNVAYGLRIHGESDKDVLANKVEESLRAAALWDEVKDKLEMSALGLSGGQQQRLCIARTIAVEPEVILMDEPCSALDPISTTKIEDLIHKLKDDYTIIIVTHNMQQATRVSKYTAFFLNGEIVESGLTDKLFIEPEDKRTEDYITGRFG, encoded by the coding sequence ATGCCATACAGAATAGAAGTAAAAGATTTAAACGTATATTTTGGAGAATCCCACATATTAAAGGATATTAACATTAATATTAACAATAACATGGTCACGGCCTTGATAGGACCATCAGGATGTGGTAAATCTACATTTATTAGGACATTAAACAGGATGAACGATAGTATCTCTACTTTCAAGAAGGATGGTTCAGTTTTACTCGATGGAAAAGATATTTATGAATCCAAGGTGGATGTTGTTGATCTAAGGAAGAAGGTTGGGATGGTATTCCAGAAACCGAACCCATTCCCAAAATCAATTTTTGATAATGTGGCTTATGGTTTAAGGATCCATGGTGAGAGTGATAAGGACGTCTTAGCAAATAAAGTGGAAGAAAGTCTTCGAGCAGCTGCTCTTTGGGATGAAGTTAAAGACAAACTAGAAATGTCAGCATTAGGTCTTTCAGGAGGTCAACAGCAGCGTTTATGCATAGCAAGAACAATAGCTGTTGAACCAGAAGTAATTCTCATGGATGAACCATGTTCTGCACTTGATCCAATATCAACAACCAAGATTGAAGATTTAATCCACAAACTCAAAGACGATTACACAATAATAATTGTTACTCACAACATGCAACAAGCAACAAGGGTTTCAAAGTACACTGCTTTCTTCTTGAATGGAGAAATTGTTGAAAGTGGATTAACAGATAAACTATTCATAGAACCCGAGGATAAACGAACAGAAGATTATATTACAGGCAGATTTGGTTAA